CTGGTCTTCATGATGGACGGATATTTCCACAATAACGCTCAGCACTTGAACGTTAACGTATTTAACCGTGAGCAGCTGCTCGACGCTATGGATCATCCAGAGAACTATCCACAGTTGACCATTCGCGTATCCGGCTATGCTGTTAACTTCATCAAGCTGACCCGTGAACAACAGATGGATGTTATCAACCGTACATTCCACGATTCCATGTAAGATACGTTCATGTTCTGCAAGAACTGAAATGAACTAAAGAGCTGCCGCCCTTGCAAGAGGGCGGTACACTCTTGTCTGAAAGTGGTTAAAATTTTAAGTTTTTTTGAAAGGATGACATCTCATGCTTAAAGGACATATCCACTCTTTAGAAACCTTTGGAACGGTGGATGGCCCGGGTATCCGCTTCGTGCTTTTTATGCAGGGCTGCCTGCTCAAGTGTCAGTATTGCCACAACCCGGATACATGGGAATTGAATGAAGGCAAGGAAATGACCGTCGAGCAAGTGCTGGCGGAAATTGAGCCTTACCTGAATTATTATAAAACGTCCGGCGGCGGTCTGACCGTATCCGGCGGTGAACCAACTCTCCAGGCGCATTTTGTGAAGCAGCTGTTCACCGAGGTGAAGAAACGCTGGAATCTGCATACCACGCTTGATACTAACGGCTATAATGATGGTTCGAAAATCAGCGATCTGCTGGATGTTACCGACCTGGTACTCTTAGATCTGAAGCATATTGATGACGAAGCGCACATCAAGCTAACCGGCAAATCCAACGACCGTACCTTGAAGCTGGCCCGCTGGTTATCTGATAATAACCGTAAAATGTGGATTCGCCATGTCTATGTTCCCGGCATTCATAATAATGAAGAGGATTTACAGAATCTCGGACGGTTCATCGGCACCTTAAAGGGTGTGGAGAAGTTCGAAATCCTGCCTTATCACGTAATGGGGATCTACAAATGGAAAGAACTTGGCCGTCCCTATGAGCTTGAAGGGGTGGAGTCACCTTCCGATGAAGAAGTGCAGCGTGCGTACCGGCTGATTGAAGAGGGTCGTAAAGAGTCTGCATTGGTCTAATTAAATATAGTAATTATCAAAAGCGGAGCTTCTATTCTGAGGAGTTTCGCTTTTTTTTGTGTGTCAGGAAACCTAACTGATTTCGCTTTCATTAGAGGATTTTATCCCTATTGAAGATAAATCTTAACCTTACGATTACAAATGTGATTTTCTATAATTAGAGTTGTAAGGGAAATCATTAAATAGGGAGGGTCACCCGTAATGAGAAAAAGTCTAACACTGCTGTTGTCCCTGATGTTCGTCACCTCGGCGCTGCTGACTGGCTGCGGAGGTAACAAGAATAATGCTGCCAACAATAAAGGTGAGCCGGCGGCGACGGAAGAGGCTGCTGCTACCAATGCTGCCGCAACGGAAGAGCCTGCAAGTGCGGAGCCCTTTGAGATGACGATCCGTCATACTCAGGTTGGGGCAGACAAACAGAAACGATTGGCTATTCTGGAGGATGTGGTGGGCAAGGTGCAGGCGGATGTGCCCGGACTGACCTTCAAGCTTGATGGAGTAGATTCGGATGTGAACCGTAAGGAGAAGCTGCGCGGTGAAATGGCGGCCGGTAACCCTCCGGAGATCTTCGACCTGTTCGGCAGCCCGGATTCCAAGATCTATGCCAAAGAAGGCAAACTGCTGGACCTGACCCCGATCCTTGATGAATTAGGCATCAAAGACAAGTTCTCCAATCTGGACCCGTTCACCTATGAAGGTAAAATCTACGGCCTGCCGATCGGCGGCTCCGGTGAAGGCTTCTTCTATAATAAAGAATACTATACAAGCAAGGGCTGGAAGGCTCCATCGACCTTCGCCGAACTGGAGCAGCAGCTGGCCGATATTAAAGCGGATGGTAAAGTGCCAATGGCTGGTGCTTCCAAAGCAGGCTGGGTACCGCTGATGCTGGCCAATCATCTCTGGTCCCGTTATGCCGGACCGGATGTGACTGCGAAGTTCGCTACGGGTGAAGCGAAGTGGAATGATCCTAACGTAGTTAAGGGCTTGGCAAAATACAAAGAATGGGTCGATAAGGGCTACTTCAAGAAGGGCGAGCTGGGCTTCGAATATGCCGAATACACTACCCAGTTCACCAGCGGGGAAGCGATCCTGATGTATGACGGAACCTGGAAGTCTTCCGTGTTCAAAGCCGGCCAATCCGGCGAAGGTCTAATCGGCAAGGTCGGCTTCTTCAATATTCCGGCGGTTGAAGGCGGAGTGGGGGATCAGACAGCGCTAATGCGGGATGTGAACAACGGTTATGGCTTCTCCGCTTCGGCGGGTGAAGATGAGCGGCAGCTTGCAGCAGTGAAATCCTTCATTAAGAATATGTTTAATGAAGAGATGCAACTGCGCGGTCTGGTAGAGGACGGAGTTCTGCCTGCCATGAAGATTGATCAGGCAGTGCTGAACAAGAATATTACGGATGACCTAATGAGTGAGATTGTCGCAGTATTGAACAGCTCCAAGTCGTCCTTCCCGGCCTTTGACTCACTGGTGCAGGCAGATGTTACCACCGAGATCAGTAACATCCAGATCCAGAGCCTGATCGGCGGGCAGACGACTCCTGAGAAGATGGGCGAAGCGCTTCAGAAGATTCAGGAAGAGGCTAATGCGGCCGTGGAATAAGAAGCGGTGAACTATATGTGCCCTGGTGCTTGCTCCAGGGTGCATTTTTCAAAAGAAAAGCAATATGGAGGTAGCTATGAATAAGGCACTGAGAAATCCTCTGGTGTTCATTCTGTTCGTTATTCCGGCACTGGTGCTATTCATTATGTTCTTCATCTATCCGATCTTCAGCTCGATTTACTATAGCTTCACCAGCTGGAACGGTGTGTCCGAGACGGTCAAATATGCCGGAGTGGACAACTTCAAGAAAGCTCTGGGAGATGAACGCTTCTGGATCTCTGTGAAAAATAACGGCTGGTTCATTCTCTTCTCCGTAGGCATACAGGTGCCGCTGATTGTGTTCTTCTCCTTACTGATTGCCAATGTGAAGAAGCTGAAGGGGCTGTATAAGACAGCGGTATTCATGCCATCCATTATGTCTACTGCAGTAATCGGCATTCTCTGGGGCTTCATTTACGAGCCGAACATTGGATTGTTCAACAAAGTACTAAGTCTGGTTGGCATTGAGCCGGTCTACTGGCTGTCGGACGAACGGTTCGCGATGCTGTCGATTCTGATTACGAATGCCTGGCAGTGGACCGGCTTCTACATTGTAATGGTGCTGGCGGCGATCCTCTCTATTCCCGGTGAGCTTGAGGAAGCAGCAGCCATCGATGGCGCTACGGGGTTCCAGCGGGCTACACGCATCACCCTGCCGCTGATCGTACCAATCATCTCGGTGGTGATTATGCTATCGATTGCCGGAGCGATGAAGGCTGCCGATATCGTTATCGTAATGACCAAGGGCGGACCGGCAGGTTCAACCGAGGTAATGGCCACCTATATGATTAAGTATGCGATTACCAACTTCAAATACGGGTACGGCAATACCATCGCCGTTCTGATCTTCTTGTTCACGCTCGTTGTAACCGCCCTCTACCAGCTGGTGTTTGCCCGCCGTACGGAAAGGATTGAATACTGATGCCGCGCCCGCTGAAAAAAAGTCTGCCGCACATTGCCCTGCTGGGTTATCTGGTAATTGTGCTGTTCCCGTTCCTCTTCGTCCTTTTCTCTTCGGTGAAGAAGGATAATAATGCGATTGCCCTCAACCCGTTCGGCATTCCGAAGAGCTTCGAATGGTCCAATTATGTAGAAGCGTGGGTCAATGCCAAGATCAGCACTTATTTTTTCAATAGCTTATATATCTCGGTTCTGGCCTCAGTAGTGTCTATTCTGCTGGCGTCCATGTTCGCCTTCGCGGTCACGCGGATGCGCCAGGGGAAGTGGAATGCCATTCTTTTCTCGCTGGTCCTGATCGGGATGCTGATTCCGAACAATGCGCTGATGCTGCCCATCTACACGATTGTCCGCAAGCTGCATATTCTCAATACCCACTGGGCGCTCATTATTCCTTACATTGCGAATGCAATCCCGTTCACGATCATTATTCTGGCGGCTTTCATGCGTTCGCTGCCCAGTGAAATCGAAGAAGCGGCGGTCATGGACGGCTTGAAGGCCCCGGGTATATTTGCTAGAATTATTGTACCTTTGACAGTTCCGGCGATGGTTACGGTATTCATTGTTAATTTCCTGGGAAATTGGAATGAGTTCCTGCTGGCCAACTATTTTCTGTCTAATGACGAGCTGCGTACGCTCCCCGTAGGGATGGTCCAGTTCCGCGATCAGTACCAGATGAATTACGCACAGATGTCGGCGGGAATTGTCTACAGTGTGGTTCCGGTTATAGTGATTTATGCGGTCCTGCAGGAGAAGATTATTGAAGGCGTCACCGCAGGCAGTGTAAAAGGATAATATCAATCATGTCAGGAGCAACAGCCGATGAATCTGCGCTACAAATTGTTTACGGCATTCTTAGGCCTGATTATCATTCCGCTGTTCATTCTTGGCATGATTATGTTCTTCGTGACTTATAATTCCATTGAGAAGAAATATAGCCAGCAGTCCGAATATTCGCTCAAAGCGATCAGCTACAGCATTTCTAATGTGTTCAAGGATATGGACAATGTGACTGACAACGGAATTGCCACCTCGGTCTTTCATATGGCGCTTAGTGCAGATGATCCCTCCAAACAGGATTTGACCGATGCCGAGCAGCTTAGCCTGAATGCCAGCCAGCGTAATTTCCGCAGCCTGCTCTATAATCATCCGTCGATCAGCTATGCCTTCCTGTATAATTTCAACGGAAAAGGGAGCTCGGAGATCGTCTCGGTCTTCAACAAGGAGAATTTCCGCACCCTGCCCTATGACAAGTTCAAAGGCAGCGAGCTGTACCAGGAGGTAATGAAGCTGAACGGGGTTCCGAAATGGCTGGCCCCGCATGAGTACCCTGAGCTAACCGGAACGGAGGCTGTATTTACGCAAATCCGGCTGGTTAAGGAGCTTAGCTTCTTTCAGAATATCGGCATTCTGGTGGTGCAGATCAAGAATTGGGAGTTCGAGTCGATATTTCGCAATCTTAAGATCGGGGGTACCGACCAGAAGGTGTCCTTCATGCTGGTTAACGATGATGGAATGATTCTGCTGGACCCGGACAGGCAGCTGGACGGGCAGGATTTCCGCAGCTTCACCACGAAGGATATTACGTTTAAGCCAGGCTTTCAGAGCTTCAAGACACAGTTCGGTGGCGAGAAAAGCATTCTGTCGGTCTACCATCTCAAGGACTATCCCTGGAGTCTGGTCTCTGTCACTTCCTGGGATACTCTGTCTCATGAGGTGACGGTGTTCGCCCGCTGGTTCGTCATAGTGATGTTCCTGTGCCTTCTGGGCGCTGTCATCTTCAATCTGTTCTTCATGAACCGGATTACTGGCGGGATTGCTGTCATTGTACGCTTCATGCGCAGGGTAGAGGACGGAGATCTTACTACCCGTGTTGAGGAGAAGGGCAACGATGAGATGACGCTGCTGGCCAGAGGCTTCAATGATCTTATGGACAAAATCAACTCGCTGTTCAGCCGGGTTCACGTGGAGCAGCAGCGCAAGAATCAAGCGGAAATGCGTGTGCTGCAGGCCCAGATCAAGCCGCATTTTTTGTTCAATACTCTGGAATCGATCAATGTGCTGGCTGTGCAAAATGAAGGGCGCAAGGTAAGTGAGATGGTCTACCGGCTGGCAAGTATTCTGCGGATCAGCATTCAGGACAGGGATGAGATTACGCTGGAGGAAGAGGTTAAGCATCTGCGCAATTATCTCGATATCCAGAAATTCCGGTTCGAGGACCTGTTCGATTATGAGCTTGAGATTCCGGCAGAGCTGCTGGGCTGCGGGATTCTGAAGCTTACGCTCCAGCCGCTGGTGGAGAACAGCATTCAGCATGGTTTTGAGGGGATCGGGTATAAGGGTCTGGTGAGTGTTAAGGTGTGGGAGACCCAAGGCAATCTGGTGCTGCGGATACAGGATAACGGAATCGGGATGACCCCGTCCCAGCTGTCGATGTTTCAATACATGGTGAATGACGCGGCAGAGCAGCAGACGGAAGCTAGGCCGGAGCAGGGCATTCATCAGGAGCGGCGGGGGCTGGGTGTACGAAGTGTTGCGGACCGGATACGAATTGAATACGGCGACAGATATGGGATTTTCATATGTGCTAGTCCTGGGGAAGGAACGATCATCCAGTGCGTCATTCCGAAATACGGGCAGGGGGAAGGCCATTATGCTAAAAGTATTATTGGTTGACGATGAAGCGCCCATTCTGAGCAATCTCAACACTGTGCTGCCCTGGCAGGACATGGGGATGGAGGTTGCGGGGCTGGCACGAAGCGGGATGGAGGCGCTGCGCTTGGCAGAGGAAACGCCGCCTGATCTGGTGCTCTGCGATATCCGTATGCCGGTGATGGATGGGTTGACATTCATCGGCAAGCTGCGGGAGATGGGGCTTATGAGCGAGGTACTGCTGCTCAGCGGTTACCAGGAATTCGATTATGCGCGTGAAGCGATCCGGCTCGGGGTGAAGGAGTATATCTGCAAGCCGATTCATTACGGGGAGCTTGGCGACAAGGTACGGGAAATCGGCTCGCGGATACGCAGCAGGCAGTATAAGGACAAATTGTACAACAGCATCCCGTTGTTTCAGGAAGTGCCTGCGGCTGATGAGCCTGTCAAAAAAACACCGGAGCAGCTGATGAATCAAGCCGCACAGTTCATTACGGAGCGCCTGCACACAGATCTCGGTATTGATGAGGTGGCGAATACGATTGGCATTAGCAGCAGTTATTTTTGCCTGCTCTTCAAGAACCGCTTCGCGGTGACCTTCGTGGAGTATGTCACCCAGCAGCGGATTGAAGCTGCCAAGTTCATGCTCGCCAGCAGCGACAAGAGCATCACGGCCATCAGTTCGGGCGTCGGCTATCAGGAGCGGCGTTATTTCACCAAGGTGTTCCAGAAGCAGACAGGAATGACCCCGAAGGAATACCGCAGCAGGTTCGGGGCGACCGATGCCCGTACCTAGCGGGTTGCCAGCCATAACGATTGCCCGGGTACAGGGGTGGTCGTTATTTTTTGTTTTCTTTTTACACAGAATGAAACTTTTCGCTATAACATGCGTCTAATACTATGTTTTGTAAAATGAACGTGGCAAAACATTCTTCCGTTCTCTAAGAGGGCGGTTGCAATTTTGCGGGGAATATAAGGTGGAAAGAATGCAATGAAGAGACTGCCTTATACACTACAAATGGGAGCAGAAGGAGTCGTATAATGAATTTGAAAAGAACGTTCTTGGTGGCAGTATTGGTGGTATCGCAATCCGTAGCAGCGGTTCCAGCCTTCGCAGCACCAGTCAGCACTCAGACAACAATAACAGGGACTGTTGCCGCAGCGGGAAATACCGGCGCAACGCAGCTTCAGACCGAGTCGACTAATCCGCTGGCTACGGAGACGCCTGCCGGATCAGTGACACCAACATCAACACCTGTGCCTGAAGCAACACCGGCCCAGGGGATTCCGGCAGCCACAGCAACGCCAAGTCCGGCTGCAACGGCCCTTCCTGGTGAGACTGCAGCGCCTGCAGACGGTACCGTAACAACAGCGCCTGTAGATGGTGTTGTACCAACCGAAGATCCGGCGATGACTCCATTCATGCAGCCTACACCAACTCCAGGCATAGCTGCGCCCGCGGATGGGGCAGGCAAGCTGATCCTGATGATGAACAGCAACAAGATGTTCAGAAATGGCACGCCTTACACCGCCAATCAGCCGATGGCAGTCAAGAATGGTGTCTCCTATGTATCGATCCGCGCAATGGTGGAAATGGTAGGCGTTGCCTTCACGTATGATGCCAAAACCAAAGAGGTCATTGTGACCAAGGGCACCAGCATTATGCGCTTCAAGACCGACAGCAAAATATACACAGTCGATGGTACCAAGGTTACCATGAAGGGTCCTGCTTACCAGTTCAAAGGCACCTTTATGATACCGTTAACCTCGATAACCTCTGCACTCAAAATTCCTTACACCGTTGACAATGTTCAGAAGCGGGTTATTCTTACACTGAATACGAAGCCAACTGCTTCCTTCACGGTTCAGCCCAAGGAAATCTATGCCGGGGAAACGATCGTGACTTATGTGACCTCCAGCTCTTCCCCGAACGGTACGCCGATTGTGGAAGAACGTTGGAGTGACAACAAGCGGGATATGTATGATCAGCCGGGCTTCTATACGGTTATGTATTCGGTACGGGATGCCAACAACATGTGGAGTGATCCTTATCCGGTGACCATTCAGGTGCTGCAGCCTAATCAGCCGCCAGTGGCCCAGTTCACCACAGATAAAGACGAATACAAAATGGGTGAGCCGGTAATCCTGACCGATACCAGCTATGATCCTGAGAATGAAGAGCTGACCGTTACCTGGAACAATCGGTCGCTGGCTTACTTTACTTCCGGACCTGTACCTATCCAGCTGACAGTAACTGATAAGCATGGTCTTAGCAGTACTGCTGAGAAGATCATCAATATTACCAGCGAGCAATTGTATACGCAGGATGAAGTAACGAAGCTGTTCACCATTCCGGGGGATATCATCAGCATGGACGGCGGGAAGATCCCGTCGCTTCCGAATCTGCCGTATAACCTGTCCTCAGAGGGCTACACTCTGATCCGCAGCAACAGTCCAGAGACTGTGAATACGGAAGGTGTTCTGTACCGTGAAAGCTCTGTGGGCAATACACGTTTCCTTGTGCACCATATGAACAATATGGCTACCAGACAAAAGCTCTATGTGATTGCTACGAACAACAACCTGTATCCGGCAACCATTACTACCCAGTATCTGGGGATTGCCGGTCCGGTGACATCACCGGAATATACGGGCAAAGTATCGATGGAGAAATACTTCAAATCCATGGTTACCGGCTCGACCGAAGCTCCGGTTACCCTGCAGCCGGGACAGAGCATGATTATCATGACAGATCTGAACAAAATTGCCATGAAGCCTAAAGACGTAATGTCGCTGAGTGCGGATCTGTTCAGTGACCTGCCGGTTCAGTATAACGTAGTCATGGTGGAGCAGACCAAGGACCCGCTTGCTGAGCTTCCTTATCTTCCTGTTCTTGACAGCGATGGTGTGCATACCCGGGGAACCTTCCCTGATTCTACGCGGATCATGAACGTGACCGATCTGGTGGGGACCACGCAAAGTAAGCTGCTTCTGGGCGACAATAAACTGGACAAAAACCTGGACGGGATTGATCCAATGAAGGGGACGTATGTTTCCAATGCGGGTAACTTCGGGGTGCTTTACAAAATCGTATTGGATCGTGTTGCAGCAAACACGCTGATCACCTTCAACCCGCGCGGGGGGCCTTATCTGGGACCGCTGATTGTAAACGGCACAATGGTGAACCTGCCCAATAAGGGCACTTTAGGCCTATCATCAGACACGAATGCTGTTGTCTACCGTACCGGAGAGTATGAAGGGCGTGTGGAGATTGTGTTCTCCGTCGCTTCCGGCAGCAACCTGCCCGTTAACTTTGTCTTCACCCCGCTTCCGGCGAAAAAATAATTTATTGTGAAAAATACAAACGGCAGCGCTCCTTAGGGGGCGGCTGCCGTTTTGTATTCTGCAGCAAGTCTGTGGATGCGTTCAGGCAGGCACTTTTATTGACGGGGCAGTGCTTTTGGGGCATTATAAAGAGAGTACAACACAAACGACCTATGTTATGGGAGATGAGCGAATGCTGTCGACAGATCAAATCCTGGAAGCCATGTCGGGGCAGGGGCTGCGAATCACCGATCAGCGCAAGACGCTTGCCAAATTATTCGGCGAGAATACGGGATATTTGTCTGCAAAGGATGTATATGAGCATATGGGCCGCAAGTATAGCGGGCTGAGCTTCGATACCGTCTACCGTAACCTGCGTGTTATGGAGGAGCTGGGCGTACTGGAGCAGATTGTATTTGAAGAAGGCGTCAAATTCAAGGCAAGCTGCAGTCAGGATCACCATCATCACCATATGATTTGCCTGCAGTGTATGAAGACATACCCGATTCAATTCTGCCCGATGAATCTAACTGATCCGCCGGATCAGTTCCGGGTGGTCAAGCATAAATTCGAGGTATTCGGCTATTGCAAGGATTGTGAGCAGGGAAGAGAAGAAGAGCCGGCCGGTGCTGCCCGCAGCAAAGAGGGACGCTGAGTATGGCTAGCTTACGAAGAACAGTGCAGGCCCCTATCCGGGTCTACCGCAAGTTCATTTCGCCGCTCAAGCCCGCAACCTGCCGGTTCTACCCGACCTGTTCGGCTTACGCGCTGGAGGCCATTGAGGTCCATGGGCCGCTGAAGGGTTCATGGCTTGCTGCCAGGCGGATCGCCCGCTGTCATCCCTTCCATCCGGGAGGCCTTGACCCGGTGCCGCCGCGCAAAGAGCAGCCCTCCGGGGATAAGCCGCTGCATACGACTTGACACGGGCCGCCGGGATGGTTATATTTTGAATAATAAGTGATATTCCGAGGAACGGATAAGTAGATGTGGACACCATTACAGAGAGCCGGTACTGCTGGGAGCCGGTATGGAATGCCAGATTGAATATGGTCCGGGAGGAACTGTGTTCGAGCGGAAGGCCTGAAGCCGAGGCCCTGCGTAAGCGCACGGCGTGTTCCAGCGTTAATGGACAGTTCCGCTTGAGGAACTGACGAAGCCTGTGCTCTGTGAGGAGCCGGGGAATGTTGGGTGGTATCGCGTGAGTTTACTCTCGCCCCATAGAGGGGCGGGAGTTTTTTGTGTGAAATGAACGACTAGGGATAACGAAGGGATGATGAAGTAATGAGTGAGAACAAAACCTTTTATCTGACAACACCGATCTACTATCCGAGCGACAAGCTGCATATCGGGCATGCGTATTCCACGGTAGCCGGTGATGCGATGGCCCGCTATAAGCGGCTGCGCGGCTATGAGGTACGCTATCTGACCGGAACGGACGAGCATGGGCAGAAGATTGAAGAGAAGGCCGGTAAGGCCGGAAAGACCCCGCAGGAGTTCGTGGACGGGATTGTCGTCGGCATTAAGGACCTGTGGAAGAAGCTGGATATCTCAAATGATGATTTCATCCGTACCACGGAGGAGCGGCATAAGAAGGTAGTTGCGGATATTTTTGACCGTCTGCTGAAGCAGGGGGATATCTACAAAGGGGAATACGAAGGCTGGTACTGTATTTCGGATGAGACCTTCTACACCGAAACCCAGCTGGTGGATATTGAACGTGATGCTGACGGCAAGATTACCGGAGGGAAAAGTCCTGACAGCGGTCATCCGGTGGAACTGGTCAAGGAGGAAAGCTACTTCTTCCGTATGAGTAAATATGCTGACCGCCTGCTGAAGTTCTACGAGGAGAACCCGGAGTTTATCCTGCCGGAATCCCGCAAGAACGAGATGATTAACAACTTCATCAAGCCGGGTCTGGAGGATCTGGCGGTATCCCGTACGACCTTTGACTGGGGCGTTAAGGTAAAAGGCGACGAGAAGCATGTAGTGTATGTATGGATCGATGCGCTTACCAACTACATTACGGCTCTGGGCTATGGCTCGGAGGACCGCAGCCTGTACGAGAAGTACTGGCCTGCTGATGTTCACATCGTCGGGAAGGAAATTGTCCGCTTCCATACGATCTACTGGCCGATTATTCTGATGGCGCTCGGCGAACCGCTGCCGAAGAAGGTATTCGCGCATGGCTGGCTGCTGATGAAGGACGGCAAGATGTCCAAATCCAAGGGTAATGTGGTTGATCCGGTGACGCTGATTGACCGCTACGGCCTGGATGCTCTACGCTATTATTTGCTGCGCGAGGTTCCCTTCGGCTCGGACGGAACCTTCACGCCGGAGAGCTTCGTGGACCGGATTAACTACGATCTGGCCAATGACCTGGGCAACCTGCTGAATCGGACCGGCGCAATGGTGGAGAAATACTTCGGCGGCGAGCTTCCGGCTTATGCCGGTCAGGTCACCGCATTTGACGGCGAGCTTGAAGCGGTGGTGCAGAGCACTTACACCAAGGTGGAAGAAGCGATGGAGAAGATGGAATTCTCCGTAGCCCTGACTGCCATCGGCGCGCTGATCAGCCGGACGAACAAATACATTGACGAGACCCAGCCTTGGGTGCTCGCTAAGGATGAGAGCCGCAGCGCTGAGCTGGCTTCAGTGATGAGACATCTGGTCGAGGGACTGCGCACCGCGTCCATTCTGCTCCAGCCGTTCCTGACCGGCGCTCCGGCGAAGATCTGGGAGCAGCTGGGCATTCAGCCGGGCGAGTTGACCACCTGGGAGAGCGGCAGATCCTTCGGCCTGATCCCGGCAGGTACCCGGCTGGTGAAGGGCGACCCGATCTTCCCGCGCCTGGATGTGGCGCAGGAGGTAGCGTACATCGCCGAAGCGATGGGAGCCGGGAAGCCGGCCGCTGCAGAGGCAACGCCTGCTGCTGCGGCTGCTGTGACTCCGGAAGCGGCGGCTGCCGATCCGGAGGAAGAGGAGCATAAGGAAGAAATCGGCATCGACGATTTCGCCAAGGCAGAGCTGCGCGTAGCCCAGGTCATCGCCTGCGAGCCGGTGAAGAAGGCAGATAAGCTGCTGAAGCTGCAGCTGGATCTTGGTTATGAGCAGCGCCAGGTGGTATCCGGCATTGCGAAGTTCTACACGCCGGAGGAGCTGGTGGGCCGCAAGGTGATCTGCATTGTGAACCTGAAGCCGGTGAAGCTGCGCGGTGAGCTGTCACAGGGCATGATCCTGGCCGCCTCCAAGGGCGAGCAGCTGACCATTGCTACCGTGCCGGATAGCATGCCGAACGGAGCGATTGTGAAATAAGAATGCAAAGAGCATCCGCATAATGATTTAATAGCAATCCCCGCAGGCCAGAAGCAGCGGGGATTGCTTCTTTTTGCTCCAAGATCATAGTGCATAGGAAGCCATGCAGATAACGAAATTCAGATCGGAGTTGACTTATCGTAACGATTACTATTATAATTCTGATAGTAAATTTTACGATTTAAGGGGTCGATAGAGAAATGGTAATAAGAAGCTTGCAAAAAGGGCTGCTGCTCGCTGCTGTCCTGCTGCTTACGCTGTCACTGGCCGCATGCGGACCGAAGAGCAGCGGAAGCATTGTTGAAGGAAAAATGAATGTTATCACTACTTTTTATCCTATATATGAATTCACTGCCGAAATCGGCGGCGACGATGCCAATGTAATCAACCTGCTTCCTGTAGGGGTTGAGCCGCATGACTGGACACCGCGCAGCCAGGATATCATAAGTACCTCCAAAGCGCAGCTGTTCCTCTATAACGGAGCCGGGCTGGAAGGATGGGTACCTAATTTCCTCAAGAGCCTCGATGGTGACAGTAAGACCAAGGCTGTAGAGGTTAGCCAAGGGGTGAAGCTGATTACAACGGATGAAGACGATGGGCATGATCACGGCCATGAAGGTGAAGGCGCTGAAGCAGACGGGCATGGCGACAGCCTGCACACCGACCCGCATACCTGGGTAAGCCCGAAGTCGGCGCTTGTGATGGCCAAGAATATCAAGGATAGTCTTCAAGCCGTTGATCC
The window above is part of the Paenibacillus sp. FSL H8-0048 genome. Proteins encoded here:
- a CDS encoding copper amine oxidase N-terminal domain-containing protein, which translates into the protein MNLKRTFLVAVLVVSQSVAAVPAFAAPVSTQTTITGTVAAAGNTGATQLQTESTNPLATETPAGSVTPTSTPVPEATPAQGIPAATATPSPAATALPGETAAPADGTVTTAPVDGVVPTEDPAMTPFMQPTPTPGIAAPADGAGKLILMMNSNKMFRNGTPYTANQPMAVKNGVSYVSIRAMVEMVGVAFTYDAKTKEVIVTKGTSIMRFKTDSKIYTVDGTKVTMKGPAYQFKGTFMIPLTSITSALKIPYTVDNVQKRVILTLNTKPTASFTVQPKEIYAGETIVTYVTSSSSPNGTPIVEERWSDNKRDMYDQPGFYTVMYSVRDANNMWSDPYPVTIQVLQPNQPPVAQFTTDKDEYKMGEPVILTDTSYDPENEELTVTWNNRSLAYFTSGPVPIQLTVTDKHGLSSTAEKIINITSEQLYTQDEVTKLFTIPGDIISMDGGKIPSLPNLPYNLSSEGYTLIRSNSPETVNTEGVLYRESSVGNTRFLVHHMNNMATRQKLYVIATNNNLYPATITTQYLGIAGPVTSPEYTGKVSMEKYFKSMVTGSTEAPVTLQPGQSMIIMTDLNKIAMKPKDVMSLSADLFSDLPVQYNVVMVEQTKDPLAELPYLPVLDSDGVHTRGTFPDSTRIMNVTDLVGTTQSKLLLGDNKLDKNLDGIDPMKGTYVSNAGNFGVLYKIVLDRVAANTLITFNPRGGPYLGPLIVNGTMVNLPNKGTLGLSSDTNAVVYRTGEYEGRVEIVFSVASGSNLPVNFVFTPLPAKK
- a CDS encoding Fur family transcriptional regulator — protein: MLSTDQILEAMSGQGLRITDQRKTLAKLFGENTGYLSAKDVYEHMGRKYSGLSFDTVYRNLRVMEELGVLEQIVFEEGVKFKASCSQDHHHHHMICLQCMKTYPIQFCPMNLTDPPDQFRVVKHKFEVFGYCKDCEQGREEEPAGAARSKEGR
- a CDS encoding response regulator transcription factor, producing MLKVLLVDDEAPILSNLNTVLPWQDMGMEVAGLARSGMEALRLAEETPPDLVLCDIRMPVMDGLTFIGKLREMGLMSEVLLLSGYQEFDYAREAIRLGVKEYICKPIHYGELGDKVREIGSRIRSRQYKDKLYNSIPLFQEVPAADEPVKKTPEQLMNQAAQFITERLHTDLGIDEVANTIGISSSYFCLLFKNRFAVTFVEYVTQQRIEAAKFMLASSDKSITAISSGVGYQERRYFTKVFQKQTGMTPKEYRSRFGATDART
- the metG gene encoding methionine--tRNA ligase — translated: MSENKTFYLTTPIYYPSDKLHIGHAYSTVAGDAMARYKRLRGYEVRYLTGTDEHGQKIEEKAGKAGKTPQEFVDGIVVGIKDLWKKLDISNDDFIRTTEERHKKVVADIFDRLLKQGDIYKGEYEGWYCISDETFYTETQLVDIERDADGKITGGKSPDSGHPVELVKEESYFFRMSKYADRLLKFYEENPEFILPESRKNEMINNFIKPGLEDLAVSRTTFDWGVKVKGDEKHVVYVWIDALTNYITALGYGSEDRSLYEKYWPADVHIVGKEIVRFHTIYWPIILMALGEPLPKKVFAHGWLLMKDGKMSKSKGNVVDPVTLIDRYGLDALRYYLLREVPFGSDGTFTPESFVDRINYDLANDLGNLLNRTGAMVEKYFGGELPAYAGQVTAFDGELEAVVQSTYTKVEEAMEKMEFSVALTAIGALISRTNKYIDETQPWVLAKDESRSAELASVMRHLVEGLRTASILLQPFLTGAPAKIWEQLGIQPGELTTWESGRSFGLIPAGTRLVKGDPIFPRLDVAQEVAYIAEAMGAGKPAAAEATPAAAAAVTPEAAAADPEEEEHKEEIGIDDFAKAELRVAQVIACEPVKKADKLLKLQLDLGYEQRQVVSGIAKFYTPEELVGRKVICIVNLKPVKLRGELSQGMILAASKGEQLTIATVPDSMPNGAIVK
- the yidD gene encoding membrane protein insertion efficiency factor YidD, which gives rise to MASLRRTVQAPIRVYRKFISPLKPATCRFYPTCSAYALEAIEVHGPLKGSWLAARRIARCHPFHPGGLDPVPPRKEQPSGDKPLHTT